taacatcaaaagtgttggtttcagaagatggaatgtctaatgttttttcacctggggaattaatcggattgttgcgagcggaacgagcggggcgcgctttggacgaagcgatctcttatcgggcaatcctattgggaataacgagggcatctttgaatactcaaagtttcatatccgaagcaagttttcaagaaaccgctcgagttttagcaaaagctgctctacgaggtcgtattgattggttgaaaggcctgaaagagaacgttgttctgggtgggattatacccgttggtaccggattcaaaaaattagtgcaccgttcaaggcaagacaagaacatttatttggaaatcaaaagaaagaatctattcgatttggaaatgagagatattttgttacaccatagagaattattttgttcttacgtcccatttccatgagacatcagaacaatcgtttacgcgatttcatgattcctaagagcagattcttttactttaactatcttttcacttttaactatctgtcttttaacttaactatctggtccgagtattgatttggtaaaaaaaaaataagtaattaaaagacATTAATGGTTTGTACCGTGTATCAACGGTTAATTCCCGGTAGAAGGTTCCATCggaacaattatttatttcaaagtacctcgtctctttgttaaaaaaataaaaaagaaaaaacaaaaaggaagtgtggggaaaaatgacaagaagatattggaacatcaatttggaagagatgatggaggccggagttcattttggtcatggtactaagaaatggaatcctagaatggccccttacatctctgcaaagcgtaaaggtattcatattacaaatctcactagaacggctcgttttttatcagaagcctgtgatttagtttttgatgcagcaagtaggggaaaaaacttcttaattgttggtaccaaaaataaagcagcggattcagtagcatcagctgcaataagggcccggtgtcattatgttaataaaaaatgGCTCGGTGGTATGTTAACGAATTGGTCTACTACGGAAACGAGACTTCAAAAGTTCAGGGATTTAAGAGCAGAACAAAAGATGGGGAAACTCAACCGTCTTCCCAAAAGAGATGCCGCAATGTTGAAGAGAAAATTATCTGCCTTGCAAACATATCTCGGCGGTATCAAATATATGACGGGATTGCCTGATATTGTGATCATCGTTGATCAGCAAGAAGAATATATGGCTCTTCGAGAATGTGTAATTTTAGGGATTCCGACGATTTGTTTAATCGATACAAATTGTGACCCCGATCTCGCAGATATTTCGATCCCAGCCAATGATGACGCTATAGCTTCAATCCGATTGGTTCTTAACAAATTAGTATCCGCAATTTGTGAGGGCCGTTGTAGCTATATAAGAAATCGTTGATTATGATTAAGaataattagttaattatttggggattttatagatttattggatcggttactattcttgaattaaaaaaaagaaaaaacaaaatggaaatgtgggcatattgataatatgttatgatgttatgtgatttcttggtatcctatgtaatttcttgatatcctaaatatacgattgatgaatacaattagtgattcaagttggtgagttgagaaagagatggttgaatcaaaataatttattttttgaagttcaatttttgttagaggaccatatgaatgttataccatgttccattaaaacactcaaggggttatacgatatatcgggtgtagaagtaggccaacatttctattggcaaataggaggtttacaagtccatgcccaagtacttatcacttcttgggtagtaattgctatcttattaggttcggtgatcctagctgttcggaatccacaaaccattccgaccggcggtcagaatttcttcgaatatgtccttgaatttattcgagacttgagcaaaacccagattggagaagaatatggtccttgggttccctttattggaactatgttcctatttatttttgtttctaactGGTCAGGTGCTCTTTTACCTTGGAAAATTATACAGTTACCTCATGGGGAGTTAGCTGCGCCCACGAATGATATAAATACTACTGTTGCTTTAGCTTTACTCACGTCAGTCGCATATTTTTATGCGGGTCTTAGCAAAAAAGGATTGGGTTATTTTGGGAAATACATTCAACCAACTCCAATACTTTTACCAATTAACATCCTAGAAGATTTCACAAAACCCTTATCTCTTAGTTTTCGACTTTTCGGGAATATATTGGCTGATGAATTAGTAGTTGTCGTTCTTGTTTCTTTAGTCCCTTCAGTAGTTCCTATACCTGTCATGTTTCTTGGATTATTTACAAGTGGTATTCAAGCTCTTATTTTTGCAACGTTAGCTGCGGCTTATATAGGTGAATCCATGGAGGGTCATCATTGACTAGCTTTCAAAatagtctttttattattattttttattattattaagtaagtttatcccaattcatgcgtggttcaagataatccaattggttggggaacataataacgtattactatatgacttagagttttaggagaaaagatggacggtattacagaattgtaaaaaaaaaaagaagggttggggaggttatactagatgtatgtaatgtctataagctcggaccccgtctatgtttctaggaatgattctagaatccgatttaatctaaaaaaaatgcgggtggtttacgttatggaagaaacaaatatatatgtcatattagaatgacattagatattcattagttatataaggctatccctatcatcctatataacatcactatattacataattacatgctattacttaattacatgctattacttaattacatactattactatttttataatcataacttctactctgtaatcataatataatcctatacataatataaaatataatcctatacataatataatcctataatgataatataatataataataatattaatataataataatataataaatataataataaataataataaataaataaataaatataagtaaataaatataagtaataaaataagtattagttaacattaataattagtttaatagttaatattaatataagtattaatattcatatgtaaaatatctaagtatcaattaagtattagttaatataatcatttataattatattatcgataattattagtattaattattactatatattgatattggtactactacatacttttatattactacatattgatatattgatattgatttgtattggtattaatttgattgatattgattgcagctcacactgcatttagtcacactccatttagacggatttcaatatcagtccttctattttgtctgtgattgtggattgaatgaacaaagagatgaactcaagaatggtgtagtaaagaacgaagaattaaatgaaagagtggttcgaaacaaagaaatacaatagttagaactgtatgcatatggatttacaaaaactccattatgggtaaaaacgagatagttgtgacgattcagttcagtaatttagtaatattatcatttcaattcggagtttttagttacttcggaccgctggatcttaatgataaaatgagtaataattcattggttgattgtatcattaaccatttctttttttttgtgcgaggaacttaccatgaatccactgatttctgccgcttccgttattgctgctggattggccgtggggcttgcttctattggacctggagttggtcaaggtactgctgcaggccaagctgtagaaggtattgcgagacaaccagaagcagagggtaaaatacgaggtactttattgcttagtctagcttttatggaagctttaacaatttacggactggtcgtggcgttagcgcttttatttgcgaatccttttgtttaatcctagaaataaatagaaaaaagtaccttacatacttttttcttattttattaactttaacttggaattgccctttgcttcttcgaattatatttacactttacttataaattacttatttgttgagacaatacgccaggaagggctgatttgaggatgaggaattaccagattcgcttgctttcttcctttctgtccttagcttagtacaatagaaaacttttttactttcattgttcgaagcgtttcaacaaacgaaatagttatcaattgatatgagatctaagacctaagtaaagtatcttattggaaacttcttgaaaacttaaaaaataataaatttcaaacaaatgatttaatctattgccattaaataaagtggaaatgaaattaataaaaagaaatcgatcaaaaaaaggcgagtgaagtgatacaaaaagaactctgttctttgttagtcctatccataagagaggggagcatatgaaaaatgtaatcgattctttcgtttccttgggtcactggccatccgccgggagtttcgggtttaataccgatattttagcaacaaatccaataaatctaagtgtagtgcttggtgtattgatttattttggaaagggagtgtgtgcgagttgtgtatttcaagaataggttggatccatccagctgcactttatttatggtatttataggagaaataggaaaaaggtgcacgatctcgacgaattacttctgaataaattaagaaatcatatgtaagaaccatagcatttcgtgacttattggtaaatccactttgattctctatcaaccaataatgtgagaccattaacatggttaaagctaaattgtttaaagtccaggtaaaacatggtactctttctaccacttctaccactacgttagtaacgaaatggttaaaaaaaaaatagttggtaatttatttgatttgatatagaacactcatatcgataaaagaatttgaaccatttactagaaaaatgagcactttgctttttttatctaatgccgaaatgacgacctatgtataaaaaaagaggaatttttggacttgaagaaacaaataaaaaatataataattattattttcatttttttaaaatgaaaaatgaaatagaattctaaaaatgaaaatgataaataaaatacaaaacaaatataaataaaatacaaataaagaaacaactttgctgacaattctagatttttgtctggtctagtcggaagagtcctcctgatattctggtcttgtatcagttttgacatctttgaatacaaacagaaaagagagggtaggctcattacattaaaaaagatatgggaatacccacaccataaataaaacattaaaaaagatatgggaatacccacaccataaataaaataaataattgagcgtgagagccaaatgaatcgaaagattcatgtttggttcgggaagagatcatggaagttttgaaattaatgataagataatctactttcattaaatgatttattagataatcgaaaacagaggattttgaatactattcgaaattcggaagaattacgtaaaggggccattgagcagctcgaaagagcccgggctcgcttacgtaaagtggaaatggaagcagatgagtatcgaatgaatggatactctgaaatagaacgagaaaaacaaaatttgattaatgccactagtaatagtttggaacaattagaaaattacaaaaatgaaacccttcagtttgaacaacaaagagcgattaatcaggtccgacaacgagttttccaacaagccttacaaggagctctaggaactctgaatagttgcttgaatagcgagttacatttccgtacgatccgtgctaatattggcattctcggggccatgcaagaaataactgattagcccttctttttttagttatagtttaggcattatttttatcttttccttcctaaaaagaataaagaaacactaatggtaacccttcgagccgacgaaattagtaatattattcgtgagcgtattgaacaatatagtagagaaataaagattgtgaataccggtaccgtacttcaagtaggcgacggaattgctcgtgttcatggtcttgatgaagtaatggcaggtgaattagtagagtttcaagagggtacaataggcattgctctgaatttggaatcaaataatgttggcgttgtattaatgggtgatggtttgatgatacaagagggaagttccgtaaaagcaacaggacgaattgctcagatacctgtgagtgagggttatttgggtcgtgttataaatgctctggctaaacctattgatgggagaggtgaaatttcagcttctgaatctcggttaattgaatctcctgccccaggtattatttctagacgttctgtatatgagcctcttcaaacggggcttattgccattgattcgatgatccctataggacgcggtcagcgagaattaattattggggacagacagaccggcaaaacagccgtagccacagatacgattctcaatcaaaaaggtcaaaatgtaatatgtgtttatgtagctattggtcaaaaagcatcttctgtggctcaggtagtgactactttccgggaaaagggggcgatggaatatactattgtggtagccgaaacggcggattcacctgctacattacaatacctcgctccttatacgggagcggctctggctgagttttttatgtatcgtggacaacatactttaataatttatgatgatctctccaaacaggcacaagcttatcgccaaatgtctcttctattaagaagacctcccggtcgtgaagcttatccaggagatgttttttatttgcattcacgacttttggaaagagccgctaaatcaaattctagtttaggtgaaggaagtatgaccgctttaccgatagttgagactcaatctggagacgtttcagcttatattcctactaatgtaatttccattacagatggacaaatattcttatctgccgatctattcaatgctggaatccgacctgctattaatgtgggtatttccgtttccagagtaggatccgcagctcaaattaaagccatgaaacaagtagccggcaaatcaaaattggaactagcgcaattcacagagttagaagcctttgcacaattcgcttctgatctcgataaagctactcagaatcaattggcaagaggtcaacgattacgcgagttgcttaaacaatcccaatcagaccctctcgcagtggaagaacagatagctactatttataccggagcgaatggatatcttgatccgctagaaattggacaggtaaagaaatttctcagtcagttacgtagctacttaaaaaacaataaacctaaatttcaagaaattatatcttctaccaagacattcaccgaggaagtagaatttcttttgaaggaagctattcaagaacagatcgaactgtttttacttcaggaacaaacataaatttcttacttttattctattcttggtatattctattcttagtacaagagtaatcattgagaaatagttctgattcgaatgattcaaaaagggtttcttagtatagccatttttaaaaagtatagccattttaaaaatagatggaaataaattgcgtccaataggatttgaacctataccaaaggtttagaagacctctgtcctatccattagacaatggacgcttttcattcctattttatttttttgtattcttactttcttttgttcggataaaaaatcaaattacacggaaaatattttagggaataaaaaagaatgcatatctaaattgatggtgcatgtatgtataatacataataagatgtataatacataacataataagatgtataatacataataagaaatatggagcgggtagcgggaatcgaacccgcatcGTTAGCTTGGAAGGCTAGGGGTTATAGTCGACGTTGCTTGATCACTTTTAACGTCTCTAATTCAAAACCGAACgtgaaattttgatttcattcgGCTCCTTTATGGAAGATTGATGTATTCCTAGAGAAAATTAGATCCATAACATCTATGTCAGCCTTTCTGTCTGAATGTATCCCAAACTACTCGCTTACTAGATGATCCCTCTAGAGGAGAGGGATTATACCAAATCCGTCTAGTCTAGTTACTTCGTTCCCTATTTCCACTCGCAGGATCCCGAGGAAAAGAATTTGGTTTCCACCGAGCTGAAACAATATGCTGATGGTTCTAGTAAACCAAAACCACCCTTTTCTAGCTTGTTTGGCTTCAATTTCCCttttacaacaccaaaatttaagatctagttacgattggaaataaacttttgtatcttcatccatagatcctttattcatactcattcgattggaagaattgatccaattcaaaaaaaattatgtttcacgACTCCATATACATAATCCAATTTTCTTATTCAATTTCGAAAATAGAATTTCTAATTGGACTTTGG
The Musa acuminata AAA Group cultivar baxijiao unplaced genomic scaffold, Cavendish_Baxijiao_AAA HiC_scaffold_905, whole genome shotgun sequence genome window above contains:
- the LOC135664902 gene encoding ATP synthase subunit alpha, chloroplastic, which translates into the protein MVTLRADEISNIIRERIEQYSREIKIVNTGTVLQVGDGIARVHGLDEVMAGELVEFQEGTIGIALNLESNNVGVVLMGDGLMIQEGSSVKATGRIAQIPVSEGYLGRVINALAKPIDGRGEISASESRLIESPAPGIISRRSVYEPLQTGLIAIDSMIPIGRGQRELIIGDRQTGKTAVATDTILNQKGQNVICVYVAIGQKASSVAQVVTTFREKGAMEYTIVVAETADSPATLQYLAPYTGAALAEFFMYRGQHTLIIYDDLSKQAQAYRQMSLLLRRPPGREAYPGDVFYLHSRLLERAAKSNSSLGEGSMTALPIVETQSGDVSAYIPTNVISITDGQIFLSADLFNAGIRPAINVGISVSRVGSAAQIKAMKQVAGKSKLELAQFTELEAFAQFASDLDKATQNQLARGQRLRELLKQSQSDPLAVEEQIATIYTGANGYLDPLEIGQVKKFLSQLRSYLKNNKPKFQEIISSTKTFTEEVEFLLKEAIQEQIELFLLQEQT
- the LOC135664903 gene encoding ATP synthase subunit a, chloroplastic, with product MNVIPCSIKTLKGLYDISGVEVGQHFYWQIGGLQVHAQVLITSWVVIAILLGSVILAVRNPQTIPTGGQNFFEYVLEFIRDLSKTQIGEEYGPWVPFIGTMFLFIFVSNWSGALLPWKIIQLPHGELAAPTNDINTTVALALLTSVAYFYAGLSKKGLGYFGKYIQPTPILLPINILEDFTKPLSLSFRLFGNILADELVVVVLVSLVPSVVPIPVMFLGLFTSGIQALIFATLAAAYIGESMEGHH